One Platichthys flesus chromosome 14, fPlaFle2.1, whole genome shotgun sequence genomic region harbors:
- the LOC133968848 gene encoding coagulation factor XIII B chain-like isoform X1, with protein MCSRYLGFILLVWFPGALHAQSAAQPCPAPSLDRGYFVPVQGTYSHDSKLTYACESPLKPAVEGWWAGSVCQNGTWSPTPRCIEETACIPPTIANAKYTEASDGRYKDGDIIRITCDKGYEHKANVATARCRNGTWVSLPTCEISIKSCKAPPKAPHAVIIDQGYKELFPEDAGVKYKCEDGYSIEGSHNYTLFCQAGIWTDGPMCSKETGRGGSAEAGTSGGHSTSSGRGTQPGGGGGGGSGPDIGLGGSADAGTVGGHSTSSGRGTQPGHGGSSSTSANRPLLTTIEHCGTHPIVPNGVVVEEQRMYLKFKCQAFYKQVGEGTVTCFSDGSWSEVPVCEEAFCVLKPGYYDRSSKVSVAMYINEGEMKHIPCVWRDWSVAVRCFNRTITHTRCCHRDDHYWRYCT; from the exons ATGTGCTCAAGATATTTGGGATTTATTCTTCTGGTTTGGTTTCCAGGAGCACTACACG CACAAAGTGCAGCTCAGCCTTGTCCTGCTCCCTCACTCGACCGTGGTTATTTCGTCCCTGTTCAAGGAACGTATTCTCATGACTCTAAGCTCACCTATGCCTGTGAAAGCCCACTTAAACCAGCTGTGGAGGGTTGGTGGGCAGGGAGCGTGTGTCAAAATGGCACATGGTCTCCTACGCCACGATGTATCG aggAAACAGCCTGTATTCCGCCAACTATTGCCAATGCAAAATACACAGAGGCCTCAGATGGTCGGTACAAGGACGGAGACATCATCAGGATCACATGTGACAAAGGATATGAACACAAAGCCAACGTTGCAACAGCCAGATGTAGAAATGGGACATGGGTCTCTTTGCCCACGTGTGAGA TAAGCATAAAATCGTGCAAGGCGCCCCCTAAAGCCCCACACGCTGTAATCATTGACCAGGGATACAAGGAGCTGTTTCCTGAAGATGCAGGagtgaaatataaatgtgaagatGGATACAGCATCGAGGGATCACACAATTATACACTTTTCTGTCAGGCTGGAATATGGACTGATGGCCCAATGTGCA GTAAAGAGACAGGACGAGGTGGTTCTGCTGAGGCAGGAACAAGTGGGGGACACAGCACGTCCTCTGGCAGAGGGACACAACctgggggtggaggaggtggag GCAGCGGACCAGATATTGGACTTGGTGGTTCTGCTGATGCAGGAACAGTCGGGGGACACAGCACGTCCTCTGGCAGAGGGACACAACCTGGCCATGGAG GATCTTCCAGCACCTCTGCCAACAGGCCTCTCTTAACAACCA tcgAACACTGTGGGACACATCCGATCGTTCCTAATGGTGTCGTTGTGGAAGAGCAACGAATGTATTTGAAATTTAAGTGTCAGGCTTTTTACAAACAAGTCGGTGAAGGCACTGTGACGTGTTTCAGTGACGGCTCTTGGTCAGAAGTACCCGTCTGCGAAG AGGCATTTTGTGTCTTGAAACCTGGTTATTATGATCGTAGTTCAAAGGTTTCTGTGGCAATGTATATAAATGAAGGAGAGATGAAACATATTCCATGTGTTTGGCGGGATTGGAGCGTGGCTGTTCGTTGCTTCAATCGCACAATCACTCATACCCGCT gCTGTCACAGAGATGACCATTATTGG CGTTATTGCACCTAA
- the LOC133968848 gene encoding complement factor H-like isoform X2 — MCSRYLGFILLVWFPGALHAQSAAQPCPAPSLDRGYFVPVQGTYSHDSKLTYACESPLKPAVEGWWAGSVCQNGTWSPTPRCIEETACIPPTIANAKYTEASDGRYKDGDIIRITCDKGYEHKANVATARCRNGTWVSLPTCEISIKSCKAPPKAPHAVIIDQGYKELFPEDAGVKYKCEDGYSIEGSHNYTLFCQAGIWTDGPMCSSGPDIGLGGSADAGTVGGHSTSSGRGTQPGHGGSSSTSANRPLLTTIEHCGTHPIVPNGVVVEEQRMYLKFKCQAFYKQVGEGTVTCFSDGSWSEVPVCEEAFCVLKPGYYDRSSKVSVAMYINEGEMKHIPCVWRDWSVAVRCFNRTITHTRCCHRDDHYWRYCT; from the exons ATGTGCTCAAGATATTTGGGATTTATTCTTCTGGTTTGGTTTCCAGGAGCACTACACG CACAAAGTGCAGCTCAGCCTTGTCCTGCTCCCTCACTCGACCGTGGTTATTTCGTCCCTGTTCAAGGAACGTATTCTCATGACTCTAAGCTCACCTATGCCTGTGAAAGCCCACTTAAACCAGCTGTGGAGGGTTGGTGGGCAGGGAGCGTGTGTCAAAATGGCACATGGTCTCCTACGCCACGATGTATCG aggAAACAGCCTGTATTCCGCCAACTATTGCCAATGCAAAATACACAGAGGCCTCAGATGGTCGGTACAAGGACGGAGACATCATCAGGATCACATGTGACAAAGGATATGAACACAAAGCCAACGTTGCAACAGCCAGATGTAGAAATGGGACATGGGTCTCTTTGCCCACGTGTGAGA TAAGCATAAAATCGTGCAAGGCGCCCCCTAAAGCCCCACACGCTGTAATCATTGACCAGGGATACAAGGAGCTGTTTCCTGAAGATGCAGGagtgaaatataaatgtgaagatGGATACAGCATCGAGGGATCACACAATTATACACTTTTCTGTCAGGCTGGAATATGGACTGATGGCCCAATGTGCA GCAGCGGACCAGATATTGGACTTGGTGGTTCTGCTGATGCAGGAACAGTCGGGGGACACAGCACGTCCTCTGGCAGAGGGACACAACCTGGCCATGGAG GATCTTCCAGCACCTCTGCCAACAGGCCTCTCTTAACAACCA tcgAACACTGTGGGACACATCCGATCGTTCCTAATGGTGTCGTTGTGGAAGAGCAACGAATGTATTTGAAATTTAAGTGTCAGGCTTTTTACAAACAAGTCGGTGAAGGCACTGTGACGTGTTTCAGTGACGGCTCTTGGTCAGAAGTACCCGTCTGCGAAG AGGCATTTTGTGTCTTGAAACCTGGTTATTATGATCGTAGTTCAAAGGTTTCTGTGGCAATGTATATAAATGAAGGAGAGATGAAACATATTCCATGTGTTTGGCGGGATTGGAGCGTGGCTGTTCGTTGCTTCAATCGCACAATCACTCATACCCGCT gCTGTCACAGAGATGACCATTATTGG CGTTATTGCACCTAA
- the LOC133968847 gene encoding complement factor H-like isoform X3, producing the protein MCSRYLGFILLVWFPGALHAQSAAQPCPAPSLVHGYVFPVKETYSHDSKLTYACRNTRKPAVQGWWAESVCQNGTWSPTPRCIGETACIPPTIPNGKYTQSSDGLYENGDVIRISCDEAYEHKDHDATGKCINGTWSSLPVCERSMLACSEPPKVPHAVITGLGYQELFAADSEVQYECEDGYIIEGVHKKSIICLGGNWTEGPVCRSSTSSGSNEEEIQNAPIESCGKHPSIHNGDIVETREMYLKYACNSFYRYVGPKTVVCHSNGTWSNVPSCRATYCYVDTRQYPELQPDGVKYMKDGEKVSMACVDDWLTPYFSLVRCSDGIIRLSECCMWITTKLGLCSGTLMKRTMFTV; encoded by the exons ATGTGCTCAAGATATTTGGGATTTATTCTTCTGGTTTGGTTTCCAGGAGCACTACACG CACAAAGTGCAGCTCAGCCTtgtcctgctccctcactgGTCCATGGTTATGTATTCCCTGTTAAAGAAACGTATTCTCATGACTCCAAGCTCACCTATGCCTGTAGAAACACACGTAAACCAGCTGTGCAGGGTTGGTGGGCAGAGAGCGTGTGTCAAAATGGCACATGGTCTCCGACGCCACGATGTATCG GTGAAACTGCCTGTATCCCACCAACCATACCCAATGGCAAGTACACTCAGAGCTCAGATGGTTTGTACGAGAACGGAGACGTAATAAGGATCTCATGTGACGAAGCGTATGAACACAAAGACCATGACGCTACGGGCAAATGTATAAATGGGACGTGGTCCTCTTTGCCCGTCTGCGAGA GAAGTATGCTCGCCTGCAGTGAGCCTCCCAAAGTCCCCCATGCTGTGATCACTGGTTTGGGCTATCAGGAGTTGTTCGCTGCAGATTCAGAAGTGCAGTACGAATGTGAGGATGGATACATTATAGAGGGAGTGCACAAAAAATCCATAATCTGCTTAGGTGGAAACTGGACTGAAGGCCCCGTCTGCA GATCATCAACCAGCTCAGGATCAAATGAAGAGGAGATTCAAAATGCACCAA TTGAAAGCTGTGGAAAACACCCCAGTATCCACAATGGTGATATTGTGGAAACTAGAGAGATGTATTTGAAATACGCGTGCAACAGCTTTTACAGATATGTGGGTCCAAAGACAGTGGTGTGTCATTCAAACGGCACATGGTCAAATGTGCCCAGCTGCAGAG CTACCTACTGCTATGTGGACACTCGGCAATATCCTGAATTACAACCTGATGGAGTGAAATATATGAAAGACGGTGAGAAGGTGTCAATGGCATGTGTGGACGACTGGTTGACACCTTATTTTTCTCTGGTCCGCTGCTCTGATGGAATAATTAGGTTAAGTGAAT GTTGTATGTGGATCACAACAAAGTTG GGCCTTTGCTCAGGCACTTTGATGAAGAGGACGATGTTCACTGTATGA
- the LOC133968847 gene encoding complement factor H-like isoform X2 has product MCSRYLGFILLVWFPGALHAQSAAQPCPAPSLVHGYVFPVKETYSHDSKLTYACRNTRKPAVQGWWAESVCQNGTWSPTPRCIGETACIPPTIPNGKYTQSSDGLYENGDVIRISCDEAYEHKDHDATGKCINGTWSSLPVCERSMLACSEPPKVPHAVITGLGYQELFAADSEVQYECEDGYIIEGVHKKSIICLGGNWTEGPVCSRGRGPGTDLGTSAVGGTSGGHTSTAGGRRPGSGHGGTGTISAGSGTRPVGGGSSTSSGSNEEEIQNAPIERCGKPPRIHNGDIVQTREMYLKYACNSFYRYVGPKTVVCHSDGKWSDVPSCRATYCYVDTRQYPELEPDGVKYVKDGEKVSMACVDDWLTPHFSVVRCSDGIVRLSECCMWITTKLDRCSGTLMKWTMFTE; this is encoded by the exons ATGTGCTCAAGATATTTGGGATTTATTCTTCTGGTTTGGTTTCCAGGAGCACTACACG CACAAAGTGCAGCTCAGCCTtgtcctgctccctcactgGTCCATGGTTATGTATTCCCTGTTAAAGAAACGTATTCTCATGACTCCAAGCTCACCTATGCCTGTAGAAACACACGTAAACCAGCTGTGCAGGGTTGGTGGGCAGAGAGCGTGTGTCAAAATGGCACATGGTCTCCGACGCCACGATGTATCG GTGAAACTGCCTGTATCCCACCAACCATACCCAATGGCAAGTACACTCAGAGCTCAGATGGTTTGTACGAGAACGGAGACGTAATAAGGATCTCATGTGACGAAGCGTATGAACACAAAGACCATGACGCTACGGGCAAATGTATAAATGGGACGTGGTCCTCTTTGCCCGTCTGCGAGA GAAGTATGCTCGCCTGCAGTGAGCCTCCCAAAGTCCCCCATGCTGTGATCACTGGTTTGGGCTATCAGGAGTTGTTCGCTGCAGATTCAGAAGTGCAGTACGAATGTGAGGATGGATACATTATAGAGGGAGTGCACAAAAAATCCATAATCTGCTTAGGTGGAAACTGGACTGAAGGCCCCGTCTGCA gcagaggaagaggaccaGGTACTGATCTTGGTACCTCTGCAGTGGGCGGAACAAGTGGGGGACACACTTCAACTGCTGGCG GCCGCAGACCAGGTAGTGGACATGGAGGGACAGGTACTATATCTGCTGGCAGTGGGACACGGCCTGTGGGTGGAG GATCATCGACCAGCTCTGGATCAAATGAAGAGGAGATTCAAAATGCACCAA TTGAACGCTGTGGAAAACCCCCCCGTATCCACAATGGTGATATTGTGCAAACTAGAGAGATGTATTTGAAATACGCGTGCAACAGCTTTTACAGATATGTGGGTCCAAAGACAGTGGTGTGTCATTCAGATGGCAAATGGTCAGATGTGCCCAGCTGCAGAG CTACCTACTGCTATGTGGACACTCGGCAATATCCTGAATTAGAACCTGATGGAGTGAAATATGTGAAAGACGGTGAGAAGGTGTCAATGGCATGTGTGGACGACTGGTTGACACCTCATTTTTCTGTGGTCCGCTGCTCTGATGGAATTGTTAGGTTAAGTGAAT gTTGTATGTGGATCACAACAAAGTTG GACCGCTGCTCAGGCACTTTGATGAAGTGGACGATGttcactgaatga
- the LOC133968847 gene encoding coagulation factor XIII B chain-like isoform X1 — translation MNVRHLGLVLLVCFPGALHAQSAAQPCRAPNLAGGYFVPRQAMYSHKTNLTYACDTGRQPAVEGWWATSTCDNGTWSHTPQCIGENACIPPTIPNGKYTESSDGLYENGDVIRISCDEAYEHKDHDATGKCINGTWSSLPVCERSMLACSEPPKVPHAVITGLGYQELFAADSEVQYECEDGYTIEGVHTKKSLICLGGNWTEGPICSRGRGPGTDLGTSAVGGTSGGHTSTAGGRRPGSGHGGTGTISAGSGTRPVGGGSSTSSGSNEEEIQNAPIERCGKPPRIHNGDIVQTREMYLKYACNSFYRYVGPKTVVCHSDGKWSDVPSCRATYCYVDTRQYPELEPDGVKYVKDGEKVSMACVDDWLTPHFSVVRCSDGIVRLSECCMWITTKLDRCSGTLMKWTMFTE, via the exons ATGAACGTGAGACATCTTGGGCTTGTTCTGCTGGTGTGTTTTCCGGGAGCGCTGCACG CTCAAAGTGCAGCTCAGCCCTGTCGTGCTCCCAACTTGGCTGGAGGTTATTTTGTCCCTCGACAAGCAATGTATTCCCATAAAACCAACCTGACTTATGCCTGTGACACTGGACGTCAGCCGGCTGTGGAGGGGTGGTGGGCAACCAGCACATGTGATAATGGAACATGGTCTCACACACCACAATGTATAG gTGAAAATGCCTGTATCCCACCAACCATACCCAATGGCAAGTACACTGAGAGCTCAGATGGTTTGTACGAGAACGGAGACGTAATAAGGATCTCATGTGACGAAGCATATGAACACAAAGACCACGACGCTACGGGCAAATGTATAAATGGGACGTGGTCCTCTTTGCCCGTCTGCGAGA GAAGTATGCTCGCCTGCAGTGAGCCTCCCAAAGTCCCCCATGCTGTGATCACTGGTTTGGGCTATCAGGAGTTGTTCGCTGCAGATTCAGAAGTGCAGTATGAATGTGAGGATGGATACACTATAGAGGGAgtgcacacaaaaaaatcctTAATCTGCTTAGGTGGAAACTGGACTGAAGGCCCTATCTGCA gcagaggaagaggaccaGGTACTGATCTTGGTACCTCTGCAGTGGGCGGAACAAGTGGGGGACACACTTCAACTGCTGGCG GCCGCAGACCAGGTAGTGGACATGGAGGGACAGGTACTATATCTGCTGGCAGTGGGACACGGCCTGTGGGTGGAG GATCATCGACCAGCTCTGGATCAAATGAAGAGGAGATTCAAAATGCACCAA TTGAACGCTGTGGAAAACCCCCCCGTATCCACAATGGTGATATTGTGCAAACTAGAGAGATGTATTTGAAATACGCGTGCAACAGCTTTTACAGATATGTGGGTCCAAAGACAGTGGTGTGTCATTCAGATGGCAAATGGTCAGATGTGCCCAGCTGCAGAG CTACCTACTGCTATGTGGACACTCGGCAATATCCTGAATTAGAACCTGATGGAGTGAAATATGTGAAAGACGGTGAGAAGGTGTCAATGGCATGTGTGGACGACTGGTTGACACCTCATTTTTCTGTGGTCCGCTGCTCTGATGGAATTGTTAGGTTAAGTGAAT gTTGTATGTGGATCACAACAAAGTTG GACCGCTGCTCAGGCACTTTGATGAAGTGGACGATGttcactgaatga
- the zbtb41 gene encoding zinc finger and BTB domain-containing protein 41: protein MKRKASTPLRPKRSRSVSVGGDCAPEPGRVLSSNAPPNSDTVPESTSLIRHLSMSRHSHNLLKFLDEDRSRGKFCDVSVSVGGTIYRAHKVVLAHGSSYFHAELSKNPAMTNVTLDHVEDSVFQHLLDFLYTSECVVTGTDLPALIEAARFLDMMDILKMLCKEGEVHPVSVIQAQAEIRASSEVEMTSSDSPAGNPDDQSPLEQSNLCTRQFNAENSVQSHLNGSHGDAQQETPTEGEKAEGQRTVLTRRSARRRRTPTKYKRDDVEGFVNTPEETQKILSHSEGHKAREEEAGNGVVEKQTSKPSLKEASKPALDDDVVDEEDEAEEGGDANEDAAAQKTAAADKSASQQGPDGEGSECLGVREVEVQAPAAGSSNQSPVYPEGLAPVIIQRSSKKILMCPKCDKTFDRAGKYESHTRVHTGEKPFQCDVCFQRYSTKSNLTVHRKKHAGDAPFQKKEHKCPFCNKLHASKKTLAKHVRRFHPDNIQEFLTKRKRKSEGWKCAICLKTFTRRPHLQEHMILHTQDRPFKCTFCDEHFKSRFARLKHQEKFHLGPFPCEICGRQFNDTGNRKRHIECTHGGKRKWTCFICGKSVRERTTLREHMRIHSGEKPHLCSICGQSFRHGSSYRLHLRVHHDDKRYECDECGKTFIRHDHLTKHQKIHSGEKAHQCEECGKCFRRHDHLTVHYKSVHLGEKVWQKYKTAVHQCEVCKKEFKGKSSLEMHFRTHSGEKPHRCPECHQTFRIKKTLTKHMVIHSDARPFNCPQCSATFKRKDKLKYHVDHVHSTRFTGQPVSALSEDKMASVPFEDTSKAYRAEPKSALQSGPLPAMNVCVPVTLVPIQTAGGAQGELNTSGASSLPSQTHNVVSMQAQGQQQNSGYQAATDLAFLEKYTLTPQPTNIVHPVRPDQMLDPREQSYLGTLLGLDSSSSVQNMSNSDHRH from the exons ATGAAAAGAAAAGCTAGTACTCCCCTGCGTCCCAAACGCAGCAGGTCGGTCAGTGTTGGCGGTGATTGTGCTCCAGAGCCGGGCAGAGTGCTTAGCTCCAATGCACCACCAAACTCTGACACCGTCCCAGAATCGACCTCGCTCATCCGACACCTGAGCATGTCGAGGCACAGTCACAACCTCCTCAAGTTTTTGGATGAGGACCGGAGCCGGGGGAAGTTCTGcgatgtgtctgtgtctgtgggtggAACGATCTACAGAGCCCACAAGGTGGTGTTGGCTCACGGGAGCAGCTACTTTCACGCTGAGCTGTCCAAGAACCCTGCAATGACCAATGTGACTCTGGACCACGTGGAGGACTCTGTTTTCCAGCACCTGCTCGACTTTTTGTATACCTCCGAGTGTGTTGTCACAGGCACTGACCTCCCGGCTCTAATTGAAGCAGCACGATTCCTGGACATGATGGATATACTCAAGATGCTGTGTAAAGAAGGGGAGGTCCACCCTGTAAGTGTGATCCAGGCCCAGGCGGAGATAAGAGCTTCTTCAGAGGTAGAAATGACCTCCAGTGACTCACCAGCAGGCAACCCTGACGACCAGAGCCCACTTGAGCAGAGCAACCTGTGCACTCGCCAGTTTAATGCAGAGAACTCTGTGCAGAGCCACTTGAATGGGAGTCACGGGGATGCACAGCAGGAAACCccgacagagggagagaaggcaGAAGGTCAGAGGACTGTTCTCACACGGAGATCAGCTCGTAGGAGGAGAACACCCACTAAGTATAAGAGAGATGATGTGGAGGGCTTTGTCAACAcacctgaggaaacacagaAGATTTTATCACACAGCGAGGGGCACAAAGCtagagaagaggaagcaggaaaTGGGGTTGTAGAAAAGCAGACGTCCAAACCGAGCTTGAAAGAGGCGTCTAAACCAGCTCTCGACGATGACGTGGTGGACGAGGAAGATGAagcggaggagggaggagacgcGAACGAGGATGCGGCTGCCCAAAAGACAGCCGCTGCAGACAAGAGCGCCAGTCAGCAGGGTCCAGATGGAGAAGGGTCAGAGTGCCTCGGTGTTCGAGAGGTGGAGGTGCAGGCGCCCGCGGCAGGAAGCTCCAACCAGAGCCCAGTGTACCCTGAGGGTCTGGCCCCAGTCATTATCCAGAGGTCCAGCAAGAAGATTCTCATGTGTCCCAAATGTGACAAGACCTTTGACCGTGCAG GGAAGTACGAGAGTCACACCAGAGTGCACACGGGCGAGAAACCGTTCCAGTGTGACGTCTGTTTCCAGCGCTACTCCACCAAGTCGAACCTGACCGTGCACAGGAAGAAGCACGCCGGCGACGCTCCCTTCCAGAAGAAGGAGCACAAATGTCCCTTCTGCAACAAGCTGCATGCCAGCAAGAAAACCCTGGCCAAACATGTCAGGAG GTTTCATCCAGACAACATCCAAGAGTTTCTCaccaagaggaagaggaagagtgaAGGCTGGAAATGTGCT ATTTGTCTGAAGACCTTCACCCGCAGGCCTCATCTGCAGGAGCACATGATCCTGCACACACAGGACCGCCCTTTTAAATGCACCTTCTGTGATGAGCACTTCAAGTCGAGGTTTGCCAGGCTGAAGCACCAGGAAAAGTTCCACTTAG GTCCGTTTCCCTGTGAGATCTGTGGCCGacagttcaatgacacaggCAACAGGAAGCGACACATTGAGTGTACTCACGGAGGCAAGAGAAAGTGGACCTGTTTTATCTGTGGGAAATCAGTGCGGGAAAG GACAACGCTGAGGGAGCATATGAGGATCCACAGTGGGGAGAAACCTCACCTGTGTAGTATCTGCGGCCAAAGTTTCCGTCATGGCAGCTCCTACAG GCTCCACCTCCGAGTACACCACGATGACAAGCGCTACGAGTGTGACGAATGTGGGAAAACCTTTATACGCCACGATCACCTGACCAAGCATCAGAAAATACACTCCG GTGAGAAAGCACACCAGTGTGAGGAGTGTGGGAAGTGCTTCAGGCGTCATGATCATCTGACTGTCCACTACAAAAGTGTTCATTTGGGAGAGAAAGTCTGGCAGAA GTATAAAACTGCAGTGCACCAGTGTGAGGTTTGCAAGAAGGAATTTAAAGGAAAGTCCAGTTTGGAAATGCACTTCAGGACTCACTCAG GTGAGAAACCCCACAGATGTCCTGAATGCCACCAGACGTTTCGGATCAAGAAGACCTTGACAAAGCACATGGTGATTCACTCGGACGCTCGTCCTTTTAACTGTCCACAGTGCAGCGCCACcttcaaaagaaaagacaagctCAAGTACCACGTCGACCATGTGCACAGCACGCGATTCACCGGGCAGCCCGTCAGCGCCCTCAGCGAGGACAAAATGGCCTCCGTCCCCTTTGAGGACACCTCGAAGGCGTATCGCGCCGAGCCTAAGTCGGCTCTTCAAAGCGGCCCCCTGCCCGCAATGAATGTTTGCGTGCCAGTCACTTTAGTTCCTATCCAGACGGCAGGAGGAGCACAAGGTGAGCTGAACACATCCGGAGCGTCGTCTCTCCCCTCCCAGACTCATAATGTCGTGAGCATGCAGGCTCAAGGACAGCAGCAGAACTCCGGCTACCAGGCCGCCACCGACCTGGCCTTCTTAGAGAAGTACACCCTCACCCCCCAGCCCACCAACATCGTCCACCCCGTGAGGCCTGATCAGATGCTGGATCCGCGAGAGCAGTCCTACCTGGGCACGCTACTGGGACTGGATTCATCTTCCTCTGTACAGAACATGTCCAACTCTGACCACAGGCACTGA